One Ranitomeya variabilis isolate aRanVar5 chromosome 4, aRanVar5.hap1, whole genome shotgun sequence genomic window, aaataaaaaaattatgaataAAATTAATATAGCTAATAAACCATATGTGTGTCTACAGTTCAGCCCACAGTTCAATCAAATTAAAACCATTATTAACAAAGCTTTGCCTATTTTGCGTGAAGATCCCACTCTTGCTCAAATTTTGTCTCAGGGATGCAACATAGTAGCCAGGAAAGCGCCTACTTTGGGCAACATAATTTCTCCCAATCACTTTTCTTCTAAACATTCCACTAACACCTGGCTGCATTGTATAGGTTGCTACAAATGCAACGTAACTAATTGCACTACATGTGTACATTTTACCACCGTTAAGTTTTTTGGTACCGGAGAGAATAAAAATCAATATAAAATTCAAACATTTATCAACTGTAATACACGATTTGTGGTTTACAAAATTGATTGCACGTTCTGTGACAAGTCATATATCGGGTGTACTACTCGCAAACTAAAAAACCGCATATCGGAACACTTGTATGACATCAAATGTACTACAAATAATAGTCACACCATTTCTTCGGTGGCGAGGCACTTTATTGATTTTCATTCCCGCAATACAGCTTTTTTAAAAGTAACAGgtattgagaaaattaaaaaacctCCGCGCGGTGGAGATATCCACAGAGCGTTACTCACCAGAGAAGCGTTCTGGATCTTTAATTTAGGTACAAGGTTTCCAGGTGGTCTGAACAAACGAAATTAACTAATGTTCCATTATTAGCAATgtcttctcttttttctttttctttattttttcatgtCTTTATTTCTTTACGGTTTTATTTCTATTCATTATGCATTGTTTATtatctattgtattcatttttttgcacattattCGCTTTGATTTTTTGAGCTTATGTATCACATGACATTTATCTAGCATTTTATTGGTGTTAGGTTGCATATATACCGGATATGTCATTTAGCAGATCAGCTGTGATAAGGACCGctaggtcgaaacgcgtcgctcgccttactatgtgtatgatgccgtcccaggagtcgtctcctcattttaatatgttggattaaacttttacattttatattgaagctggatcatctcttcatttaaaaaaaaaaaaacaacatatacacacatatacagtacatacatttagtagacatacagtacatacaacatacagtacatactgaccatacagctaatcccgacgctctcgatcacctgtaaaaaaaaattaagaacaataaaccaacagtatactccctgatccaatgtAATCTATTTagtaacgatctcccgtggagagctgtcacatcagcagtttaacagccgcgggtggatcatgattccacccatgGTTGTTAGGAGCACAAGTTAGCTATTCAAAACATATTAATATTTCtgtcttgtgaaattctcattGGGAATTTGGGCTCCATCACTGACAATGCCATCCAACATACATCTTGTCGCATGTATGCAATCCAGGAATATCAAtttgagggtgcatactgctgtgacaGATGTGTGCACATTGTACATTTGAACAACTGGCAACATGAAGATCcaatgacaatatggaaaggatttTGCTGCTCACTGAGCTGGTGCTCGCTGGGGTAGATGTGCGAGACGACAGTAGTATGGAACTTCAGGACAATGAGGCAGCTAGCTGGTTGACTGTTGGAAGGGGTGGGTGTGTAGAGGAAGGCTACTCCTGATCTGGCATCCCCAAGTTTGCTAAATTGGAAGATGAAGGGGGTGTCAGTTGCATGGGTCTGTGTTGTTGCGCAGCCCCGCCGAGAGGGAGTCAACTTCTCCTGCTGCACACTGTCTTCCCGCCAAGTGTCCCGCTTTCCCGTGCACCACCCCTTTTATACCTGACACACCCCTACAGTGGAGTGCAAAGGTCAGTCCGGGTTGGAAGGCTTTCCCCCAACAACCATGGTGACAGCCCCGATCGTTCCGGAACCGGCACAAGAGAAGCATCACTGGCCCGATCCATCTTCCTACATGATCATGGTGCATGTGGAGAGAAACAACAAAGTGGAATGAAATCCCAGCACTCACATGTAGAATAATTACTTATTTAATCCAGTGAAATCCAAACCATCAGACACTTCAGTCCATCCCAGGCCTTTGTCAATGGTGGAACAGCCGtggccccttacaagcctgagaataccagccaccagctgtgaggattagcttggctggttgtcaaaaatggggggatcttgctttaattctctaaatgattTCATTTTGTCAttaattgtgccccttacagctctatttagccatagtggtttccttctatttctagctTTATTACCATAGGTATCCAGTATGAAAAATCAGTCTCAATAAGAGCTCTTCCTAATTAGTACAGTATATAACCCAAAAGAGAAAGCATGCTATTCAACCCATGTATGAAGATTTATGTCTTTATAGATGCACTTAAAAAATGCATTTGGATCAAGAAGCACTAAAATGTAAAGGGGACAGCAGTTTATAGAAACCATAGACTACAGCATATAAACCATGGGGTATAAAACGACAGACACAACAGCTATGTCAAAGATTTGAAATCAATGCTATGTACCAAAAGGTTACATTCTTATAACGTGAATGTGCAGAGCTGAAGCATCATATTTGCAAAATAACAATAAGTAGAATGGTTATAGAAAAGATAAAACAAGTCCTAAAGTGCAAAGTTAGCGATCTAACATAGCCACAATATAAAGTATAAAAGGTCAAAAAGACTACAGATGTCTTGTACCCAGAATGTGGCAAGTGCCACTCTATAAGGAGAATTTCCTAATCATCAAAGGAGTGACAGTatataaagggtatgtgcacacaatcaggaatggGGCTCAGTGTTTGTTCAGGATTTaacacaggtgaaatctgcaccaaatctgcatctgaggtcacctgcgtttttgatgcgtttttacatgcgtatTTTCCAtatgcgttttttcattgcatgcgttttttttgtcacttgaaataaagctaattgaaagttggcatctgggaagaaaaaaaaaagtaatttcctgtttgcagatatattggggtatgtgcacagggtcagtaaacgctgcgggttggagtctgtgtacatccgcagcatccaaccagcagcatccagctgttacaacatagtggatgggatttcaagaaatctcatgctcactatgcgtgcactgacacccgcgGCTCAACCGGAGACGCGCAgacagacatgcggcgcatctttccagaccacagcacgtcaatttatgtagcggagatgctcagtctctgctGCTTAaattacccatagactttcattagatgcagtaaaaccgcattatcttcttAGTCACATGCATAttaagtgctgtagataagcccccgatgtatcctgaaagatgagaaaaaaaggttatattatactcacccaggggcggtcccgctgcggtccggatccaatgggcgtcgtggtccgatctggggcctcccatcttcttacgatgacgtccttacGATGacgttgtcttcactctgcggctccggcgcaggcctactttgccctgttgaggtcggagcaaagtactgcagtgcgcaggcgccgggcctctctgacctttcccggcgcctgcagtactttgttctgtccccaacagggcagacaaagtacgcctgtgccggtgccgcagcatgactacaagaagaggacgtcatcgtaagaagatgggaggccccggaccggactgcaacgcccatcggaccggaccgcagcgggaccacccctgggtgagtataatctaacctctttttctcatcttttaggatacatcgggggcttatcattattccagaatgctgtagataagcccctgaagctggtgggcttacctcaccttcgattttgggggtgaccggttcacTTTAACTAAAACCACTATCAACTAGAATTGTTTTATTTTACAGATTCCAATTTAGAGATTGGAACCTACAAAGAGCAGATCGTAAGAAGACCCTTAAGACCATATTCACACATTGAATATTTGGCGAGTTTTTTACACCAGTAtttataatccaaaaccaggagtgggtgataaatacagaagtggtgacgtgtttctattatacttttcctctgattgttcctctcctagtttaagcttacaaatactgatgtaaaatactgatcaaaaactGAAAATGTGAACGTGGACTAATAACACTATCCTGGTATGAACAAATGTCTTAAGTGAGGTTGTCGTGAACATTGATTCCACTTTCTATCTATTCATCCACTCTATTTACCCCTATCTTGTTCTTGTTAATTTTACTCAAACATTAAAACAAAAATATAAGATATTATGCAATTTTCACACAGGCCAGAAAGCCTTTCACTAGACTTGCAATTCCTGCTCTGTATAGAAGAATTTTCAGCAGtcacagagaagtgtcacctttcaCTGCAATCCTATGCACTGAATATGACTAGATCCACCaattacaataggtgatgttacagctccccACCTACCCCTCCATTTATAATGCACTGATGATGGTATGCTCATTTATTAGTTTCCTGCAATTCAACAGGGTCTGAGATAGTCTATTGCTGCTAGAGATGGGAGAATTGATTCACAGAACTTCCTGTCCATCAACCGGGTCAATAATCTGTGACCGCTGGACTGGAGCCCAGCAAATCTCTTTAATCTTCACATTCCCAGCACCTCTTTAGATTTGCTTGGCTGGTGAGACGTCATTATTGCGACGTGACACACACACGATTTTGCACCAGCCCAGCTAACCAAACGAGGAGTGCCTAGACTCGGACTAGCTCACAGGAGAATCCCCCAGTGGGTCCCCATGCagaagtgggccaccaccctcttatatgagcatttCTTGGCTCGATACACTTGATTTACTATATACAAAGGCAGATTCTTAttaatttaacaatctacccagtttatTTCCATAGAAATTTGTAAATGAGGGTAAAGTCATATTtgtatgtagctgaaaagtggggccctggagttgtttttacccttggcaccccagtccgacactgcaagTGTCCAATAAGAAGTAATAGTCTTATAATAGATCAGGTGATCAGTGAGAGAAGTGgaagattttgtatttttttaaatagtgatttgaaaaaaacataacaaatgtttaaaaataaattgTACATAAAAACCTGTTTTGAGCGATAGGTTGTTTCCCCttcactttaaaagaaaaaaaaaacaagtgtatgAGGTGGCACAGAGAGACGGTACTTCCTAAGACAGTATATTTGAAAATTGTTTCAAATTGTTATAGTGGTGGACAGGTTTATGGTAGAAACGCTTAGCCAGGCATTCACAAGACCCCCAAAAATCCTTGACTATCAAACGTTGCGGAAGTGGGAAGTCGGGAGGCACTGTGAAAGCCTACATTGTGCTGTTGCTGGTTCATATGTGATGTGGAAGATGAGGGACGTCTGTACAGAAAAGAAATGGTGGACTATCAAATATTAAGATGGGCTTTACTGTGAACAACATTACAATAAACATGTTACATAAAagcattttatttattaaaaaaaaaaaaaaaaaaatatttaacattTGTTCATATCACTCAAATCAAATTCCCCATTAGTTAACAATTCTGGATCAAGTTTTCTTAGAACTATGCAATGTTCTTCTGTTATTCTTCCAGAAAATGTATGAATTCCTGTTCTACACAGTCTGGCACTGTCAGTACTTACTGGAAGGTTTCGGGTTGCGTAGAGAAACACCCCCGAATGGTAAATATCATCTATGTATACATTTCTAAGAAGAATAACAGGAACAGCACAATATGGAGTTGCAAGTAAAGATATTCCAGAATTATTAATGAAGAAGTATTTCCTTAAACAGACATGTCAGTAGTGCTGACTGATCTTCTTTCAAGTAAACAGAAATAAATTACCCCCCTCACCCCCCCTATTCCTCTGAGCACATTTTCGGCTGTGGTCGTCTCCTCATGGGCACATTTCATCAAATAGAAGAGATTCATTCTACAATCACTATCTACTTCAACACTGCCATCTAGGAACAAGAAAATATCAATTGAAATACTGTTTTCTACAAAAAGTttcattttataaaagaaagtcttGGATTTGACAGAAATTGCCCTTTAGTGGATTGATACCTAATAACCGTTTACTCAGTGAGTTTTCCAATGCCTATTCAGCTGACTCTTAAGTCCAAAGCATTTCCCACAATCAGGGCATGAAAATTTTTTCTCGCGCATGTGTGTCTTTTCATGGTTTACACAATGTGAACTGCGAGCAAAGCTTTTTCCACAGTGCTTGCAGGAATACGGTTTTTCACCAGTGTGGGAACGCTGGTGTTTGACTAGATGGGATCTTTCAATGAAGCGTCTATCACAGTAAGCACAAGAAAATGGCCTCTCCCCAGTATGTGTTCTCTGATGTACCATAAGGTGAGACTTAAACTTGAAGCTTTTCCCACATTCTCCACATGGaaaaggtttctctcctgtgtgaaaccTCCTATGAGTTACCAAATTTTCCTTGTTGGTGAAGCGCTTCCCACATTCAGTACAAAGAaagggtttctcccctgtgtgaatgcgCTTATGACGGGACAGATGTGAGCTCTTAACAAAGGACTTTCCACATTCAGTACAAgtgaatggtttctcccctgtgtgaattctatggtgTTTGAGTAGGTTTGCCTCACAGGAAAAccttttcccacattcagaacaagaGAATGGCTTCTCACCACTGTGTATTCTCCGATGCGTTTCAAGATTAACGAGACGGGGAAAACGCTTTCCACAGTCGAGACAAGCGAATGGCTTTGATTCAGTGTGGGCCCTTTGGTGCTGAAGAAGAGGTAGCTTGCGAGGGAAAAAGCTACCACAGATGTTACAGCTGAACACCCGGGTGTGGGTCTTTTGGTGGGACAAGTGGGCGGCTTTGTTCTGGAACATTTTGCCACACTCTCTACATTTAACAGAAAATAAAATGTCTTCATCGTCCTCACTATTTGTCATCACGTGGTCATCGTTGGCGTCAGATGTATAGTTTTCTGGAAGATGCCAATCTTCGTCTTGCCCATTTAACTTTCTACGGGAGGTAGTCCTCTTAACCTTTCTTCTCACATATTTCCGTTTCTTTCGTGGTGCTTTTACCTTTGGTGGTTGTGGTTTACTAGGGTTTGTATCCCTGAGAGCTGTTCGACCTGTAAGCAGAAAGATTGATTGCATATCAGGATGACGGAATTAACATATGATGAcctacactttttttttaaacagaaaaatGTGTACCCGGCAGCCAAGACAAGGCTATTCTTATTGCCGagaacctgcctaatgtgaatcctctcttaggctgAAGCCTACATATATATGGGAATGTAGATGACGGTcaatcttttgatatttgtatacactggctctctgactgagcactcctcccttccatctcaggtgtttttaattacagcagaATCCTACCTTACCATATAAATGTAGGCCTTagcccaggggtctcaaactgcattcctcgagggctgcaaaccatACGTGTTTTCAAGatatccttagcattgcacaaggtgctgtaatcattatgtgtgtaggtgattaaattatcacctgtgcagtacaaggaaatcctgaaaacatgacctgtttgcagcccttgaggaatgcagtttgtgaCCTCTGCCTtagcctaagagaggattcacattaggcaggttcccagcaacgagaatcgccttatcgtggctgccgggtacacatgaattagccaatttacacgctaagtattctcaatttttccaattttctagagcagtaatgaaaTTCAAATATTttaatgtttgcatgctatagcgctacagagtgctactttatttgttagttatatatggatgtggctactcttagtaagcacctgtacacacctgttttCGGTTTAGGAAGTGATggccagtcttttgatatttgtatacatagtcTCTCTGACAAAGAGGCAAAATGTTCAAAAGTTTCCAATTATGGCTGACTTTTCATTTAGGTTCAAAACATGTCAGCAAACAGTGAAGGAATTTATCATGACTAATGCCGACAAAAATTGTTCATGCCCATTAGGTGTTTGTACGAGTCAGGTGAACTATAGGATTAACCTGTTCTTCAAAACAAGGGTTTAGGTGCCCACATCATCCATCACTAGGGTGCATTTACAAGCAATGTAAATGAATGTTCTACTTACGCTGTAATCGGAGAGACCTTGGCGATGCCATAGCTGGGCTGTTATATAAATCTTCATGCTCTTTATAATATTCCCACTCATCTGTAGTGAAGTACACAGCTATATCTCCACTTTTCAGAGGGACCTAAAACATAACATAACCCCAATCATCCTCTATTCCTCCTAAACATGCCATATATCTATTAGTCTGCTGAATCTGCAATGTCACATGCAAGTCTCATTGCTTGGTCTACAAATAAGTTGCTGCAGCACCCTCCACCAATATAATGCAGATTTCCAGCACAGGGAAGTGTTTTAAAACTGAGCTATTTAAGATGCAGGAGGTGTACCACTTGAAGTGTCATGTCttcatgtacaagtgcttctcactaaattagaatatcatcaaaaagtacatttatttcagttcttcaatacaaaaagtgaaactcatattatatagagtcattacaaacagagtgatctatttcaagtttttatttctgttaattaatgttgttgattatgggttacagccaatgaaaacccaaaagtcattatttcagtaaattagattcATTAACAAaataaaggcttcctaagcgtttaaaaaggtcacttagtctgcttcagtaggctccacaatcatggggaagactgctgacttgacagatgtccataaggcagtcattgacacactccacaaggacggtaagccattaaaggtcattgctaaagaagctggctgttcacagagtgctgtatccaaacatattaaccccttaagccccgagggtggtttgcacgttaatgaccaggccaatttttacaattctgaccactgtccctttatgaggttataactctggaacgcttcaacggatcttggcgattctgacattgttttctcgtgacatattgtacttcatgttagtggtaaaatttcttcgatataacttgcgtttatttgtgaaaaaaacgaatatttggcgaaaattttgaaaatttcgcaattttccaactttgaatttttatgcccttaaatcacagacatatgtcacacaaaatacttaataaataacatttcccacatgtctactttacatcagcacaattttggaaccaaaatttttttttgtgacggagttataagggttaaaagttgaccagcaatttctcatttttacaacaccattttttgttagggaccacatctcatttgaagtcattttgacgggtctatatgatagaaaatacccaagtgtgacaccattctaaaaactgcacccctcaaggtactcaaaaccactttcaagaagtttattaacccttcaggtgtttcacaggaatttttggaatgtttaaataaaaatgaacatttaactttttttcacacaaaatttatttcagctccaatttgttttattttaccaagggtaacaggagaaaatagaccccaaaagttgttgtacaatttgtcctgagtacgctgataccccatatgtgggggtaaaccacagtttgggcgcatggcagagcttggaagcaaaggagcgccatttgacttttcaatgcaaaattgactggaattgagatgggacgccatgttgcatttagagagcccctgatgtgcctaaacattgaaacccctaacaagtgacaccattttggaaagtagaccccctaaggaacttatctagatgtgtggtgagcactttgacccaacaagtgctttacagaagtttataatgcagagccgtaaaaataaaaaatcatattttttcacaaaaatgatcttttcacccccaattttttattttcccaagggtgagagaagaaattggaccccaaaaattgttgtgcaatttgtcctgagtacgatgataccccatatgtgggtgtaaaccattgtttgggcgcagggcagagctcggaagggaaggagcgccatttgacttttcaatgcaaaattgactggaattgagatgggacgccatgttgcatttagagagcccttgatgtgcctaaacattgaaacccctaacaagtgacaccattttggaaagtagaccccctaaggaacttatctagatgtgtggtgagcactttgacccaacaagtgcttcacagaagtttataatgcagagccgtaaaaataaaaaatcatattttttcacaaaaatgatcttttcacccccatttttttatttccccaagggtaagagaagaaattagaccacaaaagttgttgtgcaatttgtcctgagtacgacgataccccatatgtgggtgtaaaccattgtttgggcgcatagcagagctcagaagggaagaagcgctattttacttttcaatgcaaaattgactggaattaagatgggatgccatgttgcgtttggagagcccctgatgtgcctaaacattaaacccccccacaagtgacaccattttggaaagtagaccccctaaggaacttatctagatgtgttttgagagctttgaacccccaagtgtttcactacagtttataacgcagagccgtgaaaatatatatattttttttttttcacaaaaatgaaatttagcccccagttttgtattgtcacaagggtatcaggataaattggaccctaaaagttgttgtccaatttgtcctgagtacgctgataccccctatgtgggggggaaccactgtttgggcgcatgacagagctcggaagggaaggagcgccatttggaatgcagacttaaatggattggtctgcaggcgtcacgttgcatttgcagagcccctgatgtacccaaacagtacaaaccccccacaagtgaccccatattggaaactagaccccccaaggaacttatctagatgtgttgtgagaactttgaacccccaagtgtttcactacagtttataacgcagagccgtgaaaataaaaattattttttttttcacaaaaatgattttttagcccccagttttgtattttcacaagggtatcaggataaattggaccctaaaagttgttgtccaatttgtcctgagtacgctgat contains:
- the LOC143768948 gene encoding uncharacterized protein LOC143768948; amino-acid sequence: MEQPPCSVEVKGLDQISGKILNLTMEIISLLTGEEYTVVSKSGDILNNVIDIVSPLSASHGRRDHDKKILELTTEILQLLTGEVPLKSGDIAVYFTTDEWEYYKEHEDLYNSPAMASPRSLRLQRRTALRDTNPSKPQPPKVKAPRKKRKYVRRKVKRTTSRRKLNGQDEDWHLPENYTSDANDDHVMTNSEDDEDILFSVKCRECGKMFQNKAAHLSHQKTHTRVFSCNICGSFFPRKLPLLQHQRAHTESKPFACLDCGKRFPRLVNLETHRRIHSGEKPFSCSECGKRFSCEANLLKHHRIHTGEKPFTCTECGKSFVKSSHLSRHKRIHTGEKPFLCTECGKRFTNKENLVTHRRFHTGEKPFPCGECGKSFKFKSHLMVHQRTHTGERPFSCAYCDRRFIERSHLVKHQRSHTGEKPYSCKHCGKSFARSSHCVNHEKTHMREKKFSCPDCGKCFGLKSQLNRHWKTH